The Methanothrix soehngenii GP6 genome has a window encoding:
- a CDS encoding IS256 family transposase, producing MEIFDLLEDYLVDQDDGLKKLLTWFLNLVMQLEAIQQSGAEPYERNATRTTQRNGYKERSLKTRVGDLELKKPQFRDRSFKSCVFDKYSRVEIALTNAIAESYLQGVSTRRIQEVISHLGVERLSASTVSRIAKELDEKVEEFLKRPIERPMPYIFVDASYFKVRDGGKYVTKAFLVITGIRDDGYREILGAKITDSESEGFWSGFFDELIDRGLSGVELVISDGHKGIQAAVSSRFLGASWQMCQVHFSRAVLNNIPNKDKEEIAEKLRKGFEDQTKMAELAIELRQKRYSKSADTIDRFSQDIWNHKSFPKEHWRRIRTTNGLERINKELKRRSRVVGAFPNDGSLLRLGVAILMNINEEWLTGRKYLSVIKE from the coding sequence ATGGAGATATTTGATCTGCTAGAAGATTACCTTGTCGATCAGGATGATGGATTAAAGAAGCTACTGACCTGGTTCTTGAACCTAGTCATGCAATTAGAGGCGATACAGCAATCAGGAGCCGAGCCCTATGAGCGAAATGCCACGCGAACAACTCAACGCAATGGCTATAAAGAGCGATCTCTTAAAACGCGCGTTGGAGACCTGGAACTTAAAAAACCTCAATTTAGAGACCGTTCGTTTAAATCCTGTGTTTTTGATAAATATTCTCGCGTGGAGATAGCTCTGACAAATGCGATAGCAGAATCGTATCTGCAAGGCGTTTCAACAAGACGGATCCAAGAGGTGATCTCTCATTTGGGAGTTGAACGTCTCTCAGCTTCTACAGTATCTCGTATAGCCAAGGAGCTAGATGAAAAAGTAGAGGAGTTCCTTAAAAGACCTATCGAGCGCCCGATGCCGTACATTTTTGTTGATGCGAGTTACTTCAAAGTCCGGGATGGCGGAAAATACGTAACTAAAGCTTTTCTTGTCATCACAGGGATTCGTGATGATGGATATCGCGAAATTCTTGGAGCCAAGATTACCGATAGCGAGAGCGAAGGATTCTGGTCTGGATTTTTTGATGAGCTTATAGATCGCGGTTTGAGTGGTGTTGAGCTGGTAATATCAGATGGTCATAAAGGAATACAAGCAGCAGTCTCGTCAAGGTTCTTGGGTGCATCATGGCAGATGTGCCAGGTTCATTTCAGCCGGGCGGTGCTTAACAATATTCCAAACAAGGATAAGGAAGAGATAGCAGAGAAGCTCAGAAAAGGATTCGAAGACCAAACAAAGATGGCGGAGCTGGCTATTGAACTCAGGCAGAAGAGATATTCAAAATCAGCTGATACGATCGACCGGTTTAGTCAGGACATATGGAATCATAAATCATTCCCCAAAGAGCATTGGAGAAGGATTAGAACCACCAACGGGCTGGAACGAATCAATAAGGAGCTCAAGAGAAGAAGCAGAGTCGTTGGGGCTTTTCCCAATGATGGGTCACTTCTTAGGCTTGGAGTTGCCATACTCATGAATATCAACGAGGAGTGGCTGACCGGTAGAAAGTACTTATCTGTGATAAAGGAGTAA
- a CDS encoding IS256-like element ISMco5 family transposase: MQPLEPVINYLVDPNSGLKQVITEFLNAVMLFEAYLQSGALPYERSPQRKAHRNGTRSRTLKTRVGELTLNKPQFREFPFESSVFERYCRVEQALLMTIAESYIQGVSTRKMEELVKNFGLNRLSASEVSRLCKILDEKVEEFLKRPIEVKIRYLLVDATYFKVRCGAQYKNRALLVVVGIREDGLREILGASIAESEDSGYWMTLFRNLKDRGLEGVELVISDAHKGIQKAVESSFVGASWQYCHFHHSRAVLESIPNKDKQEIADKLKEASDDEMKMQELAKELRDRGYDPAAETIDRFRFDLWNYKAYPKAHWKRIRTTNIIERINKELKRRSRPVGAFPSDQSLMRLAGCIMININEEWVTGKKYLTMDVE, translated from the coding sequence ATGCAACCATTAGAGCCAGTAATAAATTATCTTGTCGATCCGAATAGCGGACTGAAGCAGGTCATAACCGAGTTCCTGAACGCGGTAATGCTGTTTGAGGCATATCTGCAGAGCGGTGCGCTTCCCTACGAGCGCAGCCCTCAGAGAAAGGCACACAGAAACGGCACCAGATCGAGAACCCTCAAGACCCGCGTTGGCGAATTAACCCTTAATAAGCCTCAGTTCAGAGAATTCCCATTTGAATCAAGCGTATTTGAAAGATACTGTCGTGTAGAACAAGCTCTGCTAATGACGATTGCAGAATCATATATCCAGGGCGTTTCAACCCGAAAAATGGAGGAATTGGTCAAAAACTTCGGTTTGAACAGGTTATCTGCGTCTGAGGTCTCTCGTTTATGCAAGATTCTCGACGAAAAAGTGGAGGAGTTCCTCAAGCGCCCAATTGAAGTCAAGATTCGCTATCTGCTGGTTGACGCCACCTACTTCAAGGTGAGATGCGGTGCCCAATACAAGAACAGGGCTTTGCTGGTTGTAGTGGGGATTCGCGAGGATGGTCTCAGAGAGATCCTGGGCGCCAGCATAGCGGAATCGGAGGACAGTGGCTATTGGATGACACTATTCAGAAACCTCAAAGATAGAGGCTTAGAAGGCGTCGAGTTAGTGATATCGGATGCACACAAGGGAATTCAAAAGGCAGTGGAATCGTCTTTTGTGGGAGCCTCCTGGCAGTATTGCCATTTTCATCATTCTAGGGCAGTCCTGGAGAGCATTCCCAACAAGGACAAACAGGAGATCGCCGATAAGCTAAAAGAGGCATCCGATGACGAGATGAAGATGCAAGAACTGGCGAAGGAGCTGAGAGATAGAGGGTACGATCCAGCTGCAGAGACAATCGACAGGTTCAGATTCGATCTATGGAATTATAAGGCGTATCCGAAGGCCCATTGGAAGAGGATACGAACCACAAACATCATTGAGCGCATCAATAAGGAATTAAAGCGCAGAAGCAGACCTGTAGGAGCATTCCCGAGTGATCAATCCCTGATGAGATTGGCAGGATGCATCATGATAAATATAAATGAAGAGTGGGTCACAGGTAAAAAGTATTTAACGATGGACGTAGAGTAA
- a CDS encoding S8 family serine peptidase, with protein MDTGPIIILANDQKCCYYQSSIQYIARIITTILHHNRDTTDFATPDLMGTQARVSNASSPYYGWPIVIDLDSLSLYNQQSPVNPFIQSRYADTSSIDTTGFQTTGTSKSGIYHIGDHPDGYLAQFFGQPAKVLLVDEKSSGVYDTVYVDLNNNRDFKDDKPCRKGDEISYWDRDKDGYPDESGGMVYFIADGKMPLPLARTLYGENAKIPKNGELVAFHYDDGSHGTMCAGIIAAQGKNIKGIAPDARIMPVQNSAENDMILCLLASIGYDGVPESGDEADIISRSGGFSYLFNKGADEGSAFLEYLTTNVSPSTTIVYANGNDGSGYGTCQSPSSEHVINAGAIYDLWWNSSSYSGDVICFSSRGPNVLGQVKPNVLATGYLAPRVLPLSETHSGKAAWNDMGGGTSSATPHVAAVIALIYQAYKDAHGEFPTSEKARDILMSSATDIDEEVFAQGSGIVNAKRAVEIASGKDGVLIEPALLVTSPVEAGPALEFNLTISNYSGKPIDLKPKILVKEKSKELTFENINENIVFTLPGDMLDCDLLKVSSYYPRDSRSTKLEKYEGYDLYLYNWRDTDRDGEIQELELESIVSPAGDMGLGFTSEARVHNPAERMDDAIVGILKNRGEIKSDVVKVAVENYEWKPWDIETNLDDNCLRVSIPTPSTTGVFQGKILLEYGDEKQCIPISLSTYLHDGIKINNTGEIFENAKIYGRFEAEPSKFWDSRFYPIYHHGYGLATVEVAWEDPNTDIDVYLYGEDVFNTSKLWKFTAAAPVELPPLKVLKENGHSTRVSGINVILYGDRGVGGSYSNFYTSTGENREIITGELTEGLNLITLHQVVSGGNKYGENVTVKVSPLSFNLIDIRAKAGETVSFLPIGIDGITGFSKGEEIKGEEFAFSPMVFQAKEGDVLMIRSDDAEYSPQIFFDSNGNGTMDWGANIYFGSDDSSEMDELIFSEKRYDGIDPSYIDIIPIHRNGTYFFFVMNLYGGLELYHMKSQFEANTNASAPMKIKAPEQAGAYLGIAEKDGNLIPIPVKLVVEAGEPISISLDTANRADPNLPFEVKLEVQDKFGNLVENDTATAVIEFNGTTKNVDLVKGKDSINLTAPEKTGIYKIKAQSRYGISEKDIEIIDKIPIETGNTSINSTEIEEKMNQIGDTRGPASTEQIKDLPKKVESVSSILTSGNISLTWQASEDADYYNVYRLKGASLEKLAEVKSPEYTLKGELWKSYTFRVSAVNREGNESELSDPVGIVVTP; from the coding sequence ATGGATACAGGGCCTATTATAATTCTTGCAAATGATCAAAAATGCTGCTACTACCAAAGCAGCATCCAATACATCGCCAGGATTATTACTACTATTTTACATCACAATCGGGACACTACCGACTTCGCCACTCCTGACCTCATGGGAACTCAAGCCCGTGTCTCAAACGCAAGCTCTCCTTACTATGGCTGGCCCATTGTTATCGACCTGGATTCGCTATCTCTCTATAATCAGCAAAGCCCAGTAAACCCTTTCATCCAGAGCCGTTATGCGGATACCTCCTCGATAGATACAACGGGCTTTCAGACGACTGGAACCAGCAAGAGCGGCATCTACCATATAGGCGATCATCCTGATGGGTATCTTGCTCAATTCTTTGGGCAGCCTGCAAAAGTTCTCCTGGTTGACGAGAAAAGCTCTGGGGTATATGATACGGTGTACGTGGATTTGAATAATAATCGAGATTTCAAAGACGATAAACCTTGCAGAAAAGGCGATGAGATCTCCTATTGGGATAGAGATAAGGATGGCTATCCCGATGAATCGGGAGGCATGGTCTACTTTATAGCTGATGGCAAGATGCCTCTGCCACTAGCCAGAACGCTCTATGGTGAGAATGCAAAAATACCGAAGAATGGAGAGCTGGTTGCCTTCCATTACGATGATGGCTCACATGGAACTATGTGCGCCGGGATAATAGCTGCTCAGGGAAAAAATATCAAGGGCATCGCCCCTGATGCCAGGATCATGCCAGTCCAAAACTCGGCGGAAAACGATATGATCCTGTGTCTCCTTGCCTCAATCGGTTATGACGGAGTTCCAGAAAGCGGAGACGAAGCAGATATAATAAGCAGAAGCGGAGGCTTTTCGTATCTCTTCAACAAAGGCGCTGATGAGGGCTCCGCTTTCTTAGAATACCTAACCACCAATGTTTCGCCGTCTACGACTATTGTGTATGCAAATGGAAACGACGGATCTGGATACGGCACCTGCCAGTCCCCATCGAGTGAGCATGTTATCAATGCAGGCGCAATTTACGATCTTTGGTGGAACAGCTCTTCATATAGCGGTGACGTAATCTGTTTCTCCTCGCGTGGCCCCAATGTCCTCGGTCAGGTAAAGCCGAACGTATTAGCTACGGGTTATCTCGCACCTAGGGTCTTACCCCTATCAGAAACTCACAGTGGCAAAGCCGCATGGAACGATATGGGTGGCGGGACCAGCAGTGCAACGCCGCATGTTGCCGCAGTTATAGCTCTAATTTATCAAGCCTACAAAGATGCCCATGGAGAATTTCCGACCTCTGAGAAGGCCAGGGATATTCTAATGTCTTCTGCTACAGATATAGATGAAGAGGTCTTTGCCCAGGGCTCGGGAATAGTAAATGCAAAGAGGGCAGTGGAAATAGCATCCGGGAAAGATGGAGTTTTGATTGAACCTGCACTGCTCGTCACCTCACCTGTCGAGGCCGGTCCCGCTTTGGAGTTTAATTTAACCATTTCAAATTACTCTGGCAAGCCAATCGACTTGAAACCAAAAATTTTAGTAAAGGAAAAATCAAAAGAATTAACTTTCGAGAATATAAATGAAAATATCGTATTTACATTACCAGGGGATATGCTCGACTGCGATTTGCTGAAGGTCTCCTCGTATTATCCAAGAGATTCCAGGAGCACGAAACTGGAGAAATACGAGGGTTATGATCTTTACCTCTATAATTGGAGAGATACGGATAGAGATGGAGAAATACAAGAACTTGAACTTGAGTCCATAGTCTCACCTGCAGGTGATATGGGCCTTGGATTTACCTCCGAAGCTAGAGTGCATAATCCTGCTGAACGAATGGATGATGCAATTGTGGGCATCTTGAAAAATAGAGGTGAAATAAAGAGCGATGTGGTTAAGGTGGCAGTCGAAAACTACGAATGGAAACCATGGGACATAGAAACAAATCTTGATGACAATTGCCTCCGCGTCTCAATACCGACTCCAAGCACCACAGGGGTATTTCAAGGCAAAATACTTCTGGAATATGGTGACGAGAAGCAATGCATTCCCATATCTCTTTCGACCTATCTGCACGATGGTATTAAAATAAATAATACGGGTGAGATCTTCGAAAATGCTAAGATCTACGGGAGGTTTGAGGCTGAGCCAAGCAAGTTCTGGGATTCCAGGTTTTATCCGATATATCACCATGGCTATGGTTTAGCAACCGTTGAAGTTGCCTGGGAAGATCCGAATACGGATATAGATGTTTACCTCTATGGAGAAGACGTTTTCAACACATCAAAGCTATGGAAATTTACCGCCGCTGCACCCGTGGAGCTGCCCCCGTTGAAAGTTCTAAAAGAAAATGGACATAGCACGAGGGTCTCAGGAATCAACGTTATACTTTATGGTGATAGAGGGGTTGGGGGCAGCTACAGCAATTTTTACACATCTACGGGAGAGAATAGAGAGATAATAACCGGTGAATTAACTGAAGGACTGAACTTGATCACGCTGCATCAGGTGGTCTCTGGAGGTAATAAGTACGGAGAGAATGTAACTGTAAAAGTCAGTCCCTTGTCCTTTAACCTCATTGATATTAGAGCAAAGGCTGGAGAAACGGTAAGCTTCCTGCCAATAGGAATCGATGGCATAACAGGCTTTTCTAAAGGCGAAGAGATCAAAGGCGAGGAGTTTGCATTCAGCCCTATGGTCTTTCAAGCAAAGGAAGGAGATGTGTTAATGATACGTTCCGACGATGCTGAATACTCGCCACAGATATTCTTTGATTCAAACGGGAATGGAACGATGGACTGGGGAGCAAATATATACTTCGGATCGGATGATAGCAGCGAGATGGATGAGCTTATATTTTCCGAAAAGAGGTATGATGGCATCGATCCTTCTTACATTGATATAATACCAATTCATAGAAATGGGACTTACTTTTTTTTCGTCATGAACCTTTACGGCGGTCTTGAACTCTACCATATGAAGAGTCAATTTGAGGCTAATACTAACGCCAGTGCACCAATGAAGATAAAAGCGCCTGAACAGGCAGGGGCATATTTGGGAATAGCAGAAAAGGACGGGAATCTCATACCCATTCCGGTAAAACTGGTGGTAGAAGCCGGTGAACCGATATCTATCTCCCTAGATACTGCAAACCGTGCTGATCCCAATCTGCCTTTTGAAGTCAAGCTAGAGGTGCAGGACAAATTTGGCAATTTGGTCGAGAATGATACAGCAACTGCTGTTATAGAATTTAATGGTACCACGAAGAATGTGGATCTCGTTAAAGGAAAGGATTCGATCAACTTAACAGCTCCTGAGAAAACAGGGATCTACAAGATAAAAGCACAAAGTCGATACGGCATATCTGAAAAAGATATTGAAATCATTGACAAAATCCCTATTGAAACTGGTAATACCAGCATTAACAGCACAGAAATTGAAGAGAAGATGAATCAGATAGGAGATACGAGAGGTCCTGCATCGACGGAGCAAATAAAAGATCTGCCCAAAAAGGTTGAATCAGTATCATCCATCTTGACAAGTGGCAACATAAGCCTCACCTGGCAGGCTTCAGAGGATGCGGACTATTACAATGTGTATCGCCTTAAAGGTGCCTCATTAGAGAAGCTTGCTGAAGTAAAAAGTCCCGAATATACTTTGAAAGGAGAACTCTGGAAGAGCTATACTTTCAGGGTCTCTGCCGTGAACCGCGAAGGAAATGAGAGTGAACTGAGCGATCCTGTGGGGATAGTGGTTACTCCATGA
- a CDS encoding S9 family peptidase: MKKIYGFIVLIFILSNAISAQQNITNSHANGNVTLIPRNILFSSEDKFSVMLSPDGSKISYIAPVNGVTNIWVGPVGDPGSAKPVTNDTYRGITRYNWAYTNEHILYLQDKNGDWNWQVYSVNLSNEKIKNFTHLNGVQTTIQALSFKYPEEIIIGLNNRSPEFRDLYRLNIETGGMTLLLKNDGFHKFYIDDDYHIRFASRQTPGGGKEIFERTEKGDWKPFAEIGWEDELTVDILGFDSTGKVIYLKDSRSRDTAALYAYNLETGEKTIIAEDEKVDLDGRGFYRPLIHPTKKNVQAVAAEYDRMHWKIIDPSIKDDIEYLRTVNDGDFFIESRTLDDKAWTVVYMSDDGPLAYYYYDRDARNARFLFTLNEKLESEPLAKMIPVIIKSRDGLDLVSYYTLPSKSDSNGDDIPDRPLPMVLLVHGGPEGRDYWGLNSIHQLLANRGYAVLSINFRGSTGFGKNFTNAGKFEYGRKMQYDLIDGVDWAVKKGIADPDRVGIMGGSYGGYATLAALAFTPEIFACGVDICGMSNLTSSEENIPPYDHWDRVRWTNFVGNISTKEGRELLSERSPLNYANRVRRPLLIAQGANDPIVNQSESAQMVLAMQERNLSVTYVLFPDEGHGFVRPKNNIAFYAVAEAFFAKHLGGRFEPIDKDFQGSAITVPVGAEEVPGLEAALNGSDYHNLPEKSGK, from the coding sequence ATGAAAAAAATATATGGATTTATTGTATTAATCTTTATACTGAGTAACGCAATCTCTGCCCAACAGAATATTACTAACAGTCACGCGAACGGAAATGTCACACTCATCCCACGGAATATACTATTCAGTAGCGAGGATAAATTTAGTGTGATGCTTAGCCCTGATGGATCCAAGATCAGCTATATTGCACCTGTAAATGGCGTTACAAATATCTGGGTGGGACCTGTTGGTGATCCAGGTTCGGCCAAACCTGTTACAAATGACACTTACCGAGGAATAACCAGGTATAATTGGGCCTATACCAATGAGCACATACTGTACCTGCAGGATAAAAATGGGGATTGGAACTGGCAGGTATACAGCGTTAACCTGAGCAATGAAAAAATTAAAAATTTCACGCATTTAAATGGTGTTCAGACCACTATCCAAGCTTTAAGCTTCAAATATCCAGAGGAGATCATCATAGGGCTAAATAACCGCAGCCCTGAATTCCGTGATCTCTATCGATTAAACATCGAGACGGGCGGCATGACACTTCTCCTGAAGAATGACGGATTTCATAAATTCTATATCGATGACGACTACCATATTCGCTTTGCATCCAGGCAGACTCCTGGTGGCGGAAAGGAGATTTTTGAGCGGACCGAAAAGGGTGACTGGAAACCGTTCGCAGAGATCGGATGGGAAGACGAGCTGACCGTCGATATTCTTGGGTTTGACAGCACCGGAAAGGTGATTTATCTGAAAGACAGCCGTAGCCGCGATACAGCTGCACTTTATGCCTATAACCTGGAGACGGGCGAAAAGACCATAATTGCAGAAGATGAGAAGGTGGACCTGGACGGCAGAGGCTTTTACAGACCGCTTATTCATCCTACTAAGAAAAACGTGCAGGCAGTGGCCGCCGAATATGACAGGATGCACTGGAAGATAATCGACCCGAGCATAAAAGACGACATAGAGTATCTGCGTACAGTTAATGATGGCGACTTCTTCATAGAGAGTCGGACTCTCGACGACAAAGCCTGGACGGTTGTCTATATGAGTGATGATGGCCCTTTAGCTTACTACTATTATGACAGAGATGCAAGAAATGCCAGATTTCTCTTTACGCTGAATGAAAAGCTTGAGAGCGAGCCATTAGCTAAAATGATTCCAGTGATCATCAAATCACGGGATGGTCTCGACCTGGTCAGTTATTACACACTTCCATCAAAAAGCGATTCCAATGGGGATGATATCCCAGATAGACCTCTACCAATGGTTTTACTCGTACACGGCGGACCAGAGGGACGTGATTATTGGGGCCTCAATTCCATCCATCAGCTGCTTGCAAATCGGGGCTATGCTGTTCTGAGCATCAACTTCCGGGGCTCGACCGGCTTTGGCAAGAACTTCACAAACGCTGGAAAATTTGAGTACGGCAGAAAGATGCAATATGACCTCATCGATGGAGTAGACTGGGCCGTGAAGAAAGGGATAGCCGATCCGGATCGTGTAGGTATTATGGGAGGCAGCTACGGCGGCTATGCGACACTGGCTGCATTAGCCTTCACGCCAGAGATCTTCGCCTGTGGAGTGGACATCTGCGGCATGTCTAATCTCACCTCCAGCGAGGAAAACATTCCTCCTTATGATCACTGGGATAGAGTTCGCTGGACAAACTTCGTGGGCAATATAAGCACCAAAGAGGGACGGGAACTGCTTTCTGAACGGTCTCCTCTCAATTATGCAAATCGTGTGAGACGGCCACTGCTAATCGCTCAGGGTGCCAATGATCCTATAGTCAATCAGAGTGAATCCGCTCAAATGGTCCTGGCCATGCAGGAGAGAAATCTCTCTGTGACCTATGTACTCTTTCCGGATGAAGGACATGGATTCGTCAGGCCTAAGAATAATATCGCCTTCTATGCAGTGGCTGAGGCGTTCTTCGCCAAGCACCTAGGCGGGCGATTTGAGCCCATTGATAAGGATTTCCAGGGCTCCGCAATTACCGTGCCGGTCGGCGCTGAGGAGGTGCCCGGGCTAGAGGCGGCACTCAATGGATCTGATTACCATAACCTCCCAGAGAAATCAGGCAAATAA
- a CDS encoding tetratricopeptide repeat protein, with the protein MQCASAFAEDTASYWLDKGNESCKEAFNESGNMTLRNLILTDAVESYEKAIQIEPHSSLAWLKKAIAYFEMGNYIEALDSVNRSIEIDPVNADALYMKAGFYGETGRTRDALQAFNETLEVDPERIDAWFWKADFLASMGSYEEALNAYNRTIEIDPESMNAARSWDSKSYVLKKMGLEDQAKSAAAMAAETYDKAIEQNPNDANAWFGKGCNLNDQGRYDEAAVALNRSVELAPAFINAWYFRAVALNATGRYEEAVRSLDKFLEANPEHSLAWKLKGEALSALGRDKEAQSAFEMVRVG; encoded by the coding sequence ATGCAATGCGCCTCTGCTTTTGCAGAGGATACTGCCAGTTACTGGCTGGACAAAGGCAATGAATCCTGCAAAGAAGCTTTCAATGAATCGGGAAACATGACCTTGAGAAATCTCATTCTCACCGATGCCGTTGAGTCTTACGAAAAGGCCATACAGATCGAGCCGCACTCATCGTTGGCCTGGCTGAAGAAGGCGATCGCCTACTTCGAAATGGGAAATTATATTGAGGCTCTCGATAGCGTAAATAGGTCCATCGAGATTGATCCTGTAAATGCAGACGCCCTCTATATGAAGGCCGGTTTTTATGGCGAGACTGGAAGGACGAGGGATGCACTGCAAGCCTTCAACGAAACCCTGGAAGTAGACCCGGAAAGGATTGATGCCTGGTTCTGGAAGGCAGATTTCCTGGCCAGCATGGGAAGCTATGAAGAGGCGCTGAATGCCTATAACCGGACCATCGAAATTGACCCAGAGTCGATGAATGCCGCAAGATCCTGGGACAGCAAGAGCTATGTTTTGAAAAAGATGGGCCTGGAAGATCAGGCTAAAAGCGCCGCAGCCATGGCGGCAGAAACCTACGATAAGGCCATAGAGCAGAATCCAAACGATGCCAATGCCTGGTTCGGCAAAGGCTGCAATCTAAACGATCAGGGCAGGTATGACGAGGCTGCTGTGGCTTTGAACAGATCCGTCGAGCTGGCGCCCGCCTTCATTAATGCCTGGTATTTCAGAGCGGTGGCCCTGAATGCGACGGGCCGGTACGAGGAGGCCGTCAGATCCCTTGACAAATTCCTTGAGGCAAATCCGGAACATTCTTTGGCCTGGAAGCTCAAAGGAGAGGCTCTTTCCGCTTTAGGTCGCGATAAAGAGGCGCAGTCTGCTTTTGAGATGGTCAGAGTGGGCTAG
- a CDS encoding LVIVD repeat-containing protein, with translation MTNKWTILVTIFVISVVILFVTIIKSPAGYTFDVASSDDGYVFAVEGDRGMKIFQLDSNRSRLDMVSVLYPPKGLYFRNIKLAGNYAFVASLPNGNDPFVKGELAIINISNPYYPMVSYISDMGSGFGLFIKDSYAYVAAGTEGLHIYEIGDSSAVRIVGKCETPGTAWDVWSSGNYAYIADNENGLAVVDVSNPVLPKYLGQAIWSGMIYLFSMGPESGKYLINGTIEKHILNKFHQNGFSLENGDTIVKNNDSYWAIMENSTKRISIQKESNELNVYLEDPCAEIVRGEGNYVYVAAGPQGLIVIDVSNPFRPEVISQFRSGNNACAEGLAIRDNILYLANGNHEDSKDNGLLVIDMSNPSNPKLIGKCPFSGWVEGVTLFEDMAIVANTDRGVAIIDVSDVRDPLFVCRGS, from the coding sequence ATGACAAACAAATGGACGATCCTAGTAACAATCTTTGTGATTTCTGTCGTTATATTATTTGTGACAATAATTAAATCTCCTGCGGGTTATACTTTTGATGTTGCATCTTCCGACGATGGATATGTTTTTGCCGTGGAAGGAGACCGGGGGATGAAGATATTCCAGCTGGACTCGAATAGATCTCGACTGGACATGGTCTCCGTCTTATACCCGCCCAAGGGACTTTATTTCAGGAACATTAAATTAGCTGGCAATTATGCATTTGTAGCATCTCTACCAAACGGAAACGACCCCTTTGTGAAAGGAGAACTTGCAATTATTAATATTTCAAATCCATATTATCCAATGGTCTCATATATCAGCGATATGGGTTCCGGCTTTGGCTTATTCATAAAGGATAGTTATGCATATGTAGCTGCTGGAACGGAAGGGCTTCATATCTATGAGATCGGAGATTCATCTGCAGTAAGAATCGTGGGCAAATGCGAAACTCCTGGCACTGCTTGGGACGTGTGGAGTTCAGGGAACTATGCTTATATTGCGGATAATGAAAACGGATTAGCTGTGGTGGATGTTTCCAACCCAGTCTTACCTAAATACTTAGGGCAGGCAATATGGTCAGGAATGATTTACCTCTTTTCCATGGGCCCGGAGTCTGGAAAATATTTAATCAATGGGACAATAGAAAAACACATCTTAAATAAATTTCATCAAAATGGTTTTTCCCTCGAAAATGGTGACACTATTGTTAAAAATAATGATAGTTATTGGGCAATAATGGAGAATAGCACGAAACGGATAAGCATCCAAAAGGAGAGTAATGAGCTAAATGTTTACCTGGAAGATCCCTGCGCGGAAATCGTCCGCGGTGAAGGAAACTATGTATACGTAGCTGCCGGACCACAGGGCTTGATAGTAATAGACGTATCTAATCCCTTCAGACCGGAGGTGATATCTCAATTCAGATCTGGAAATAATGCCTGCGCAGAGGGACTGGCCATAAGAGATAATATTTTGTATCTGGCTAATGGGAACCATGAAGATTCGAAGGATAATGGACTTCTAGTAATTGACATGTCAAATCCTTCAAATCCAAAATTGATCGGAAAATGTCCGTTCTCCGGATGGGTTGAGGGTGTGACATTATTCGAAGACATGGCTATCGTAGCAAATACTGATAGAGGTGTAGCAATAATCGACGTATCTGATGTCAGAGATCCTTTATTCGTATGTAGGGGATCCTAG